One genomic region from Rhizomicrobium palustre encodes:
- a CDS encoding YMGG-like glycine zipper-containing protein: protein MKFQALACSAGLISLLVLGGCGTSTGDRTVSGAALGAGAGALIGSTVGAPGTGAAIGAVGGAAIGATTDPCDLDLGTPYWRDHGGREEYDRRCYRRERHDRD, encoded by the coding sequence ATGAAATTTCAGGCATTGGCATGTTCGGCTGGTCTGATCTCGCTGCTGGTGCTTGGCGGCTGCGGAACCTCTACGGGGGATCGTACCGTTTCGGGCGCTGCGCTTGGCGCAGGCGCGGGCGCGCTGATCGGCAGCACTGTGGGCGCGCCAGGTACAGGCGCGGCAATTGGTGCGGTGGGTGGGGCTGCTATTGGCGCGACCACCGACCCCTGCGACCTCGATCTCGGCACGCCGTATTGGCGCGATCACGGTGGACGGGAAGAATACGACCGGCGCTGCTATCGCCGCGAGCGCCATGATCGTGACTGA
- a CDS encoding response regulator transcription factor, with amino-acid sequence MDQVSRQSARGHILVVDDDELFRESVSTNLVDAGYSTDSFADGTTAVNYLTQTPEADILLLDWKMPGMTGIEVLQRLRQEKIDIPVIFLTVLNDQIFEEAGLLGGAVDFIEKSRSFSILLKRIELILSGNKARNVPAPDSQDMARYGDIVLRFDSRRALWKGSNVGLTLTEFNIVAYLIEHSDRDVSYREIYDLVHGEGFLAGDGEIGYRTNVRAFIKRIRQKFRDLDAEFSQITNYPGFGYRWRNGSEQ; translated from the coding sequence ATGGACCAAGTTAGCCGCCAATCCGCCCGGGGTCATATCCTGGTCGTCGACGACGACGAACTTTTCCGCGAGTCCGTCAGTACCAATCTTGTCGATGCGGGCTATTCCACGGACTCCTTTGCAGACGGCACCACCGCCGTTAATTATCTGACCCAGACGCCCGAAGCCGATATCCTGCTGCTCGACTGGAAAATGCCGGGCATGACGGGGATCGAGGTGCTGCAGCGCCTCCGGCAGGAAAAGATCGACATCCCAGTCATTTTCCTGACCGTGCTCAATGATCAGATTTTCGAAGAGGCCGGGCTTTTGGGCGGCGCGGTGGATTTCATCGAGAAATCGCGCAGTTTCTCCATTCTCTTGAAGCGGATTGAGCTCATCCTGTCCGGCAACAAGGCGCGCAACGTACCTGCGCCCGACAGCCAGGATATGGCGCGCTATGGCGATATCGTGCTGCGGTTCGATTCCCGCCGCGCCCTGTGGAAGGGCTCCAATGTCGGACTGACGCTGACGGAATTCAACATTGTCGCCTATCTGATCGAGCATTCCGACCGCGATGTCAGCTATCGCGAGATTTATGACCTCGTGCATGGCGAAGGCTTCCTGGCGGGCGATGGCGAGATCGGCTACCGCACCAATGTGCGCGCCTTCATCAAGCGCATCCGGCAGAAATTCCGCGATCTTGACGCGGAGTTCTCACAGATCACCAACTACCCTGGCTTCGGCTACAGGTGGCGGAATGGAAGCGAACAGTAA
- a CDS encoding glycoside hydrolase family 3 C-terminal domain-containing protein, which yields MTASAWRAAVSAVALMAACTGSAAAFSWPWSDSDTKKDAPPPPPAYSDTSLPFEKRVDDLVGRLTLEEKASQLGNWSRPIPRLGVPGYNWWSEALHGVARNGVATVFPQAIALGATFDPAAVHAMGVAISTEARVKYNEIGYDKDHGIYQGLSFWSPNVNIFRDPRWGRGQETYGEDPWLTGQFGKAFVEGMQGDDPKYLRTIATPKHFAVHSGPESTRHGANVPASKHDMMDTYLPQFRTAIVEGNAQSVMCAYNSINGQPACAQEFLLRDILRNAWKFKGVVVSDCDAIQDIAEGHKYTKTVAEAAAASLKLGVDNDCSTWGLNIKGDADYQRYIEAMKQGLVSQQVVDETLKRLFLARMKLGMFDPKNMVKYAQVSDSELNSPAHSALALKLARESMVLLKNNGALPLKQTVKRIAVVGPLADQIVPLYGNYNGTPLHAVSALEGLKKAFPNAEIVFEPGTSFLVSGNAIPASVLKTPDGKPGLLAEFFENDDFSGTPVLRRIDAGIDYERGRVGIEAAELPKLPHFAVRWTGTLTPDKTGEYAIGLDARIGKLWLDGKEIVNVGSGDQASKTVAMHLEAGKSYSVKVERGDDPRMSIHLVWSQQTKDAEARAVAAAKKADVVVAVVGITPQLEGEEMKVDVPGFAGGDKTTLDMPAPEEKLLKAVRKATKKPLVTVLYNGSALSVNWAAKQSDAILEAWYGGQAAGTAIADILSGTYNPSGRLPVTFYAGLKDLPAFEDYSMANRTYRYYAGKPLYPFGHGLSYTSFGYGTPKLTAATVKAGEKLGVDVEVKNTGKIAGDEVAQLYLTFPGAPGMPRVAMRGLARVSLAPGETKSVHFDLSPRDLSSVTPEGVIKVQPGAYKLSVGGGQPGATKAIATVPFAIEGETVLAD from the coding sequence ATGACGGCATCAGCATGGCGCGCCGCCGTATCCGCGGTTGCGCTCATGGCGGCTTGCACAGGCAGTGCGGCCGCTTTTTCTTGGCCCTGGAGCGATAGCGATACCAAGAAAGACGCGCCGCCGCCGCCTCCCGCTTACAGCGATACATCACTGCCTTTCGAAAAGCGGGTGGATGATCTCGTCGGCCGCCTGACACTGGAAGAAAAGGCCTCGCAGCTCGGCAACTGGTCCCGCCCGATCCCGCGGCTTGGCGTACCTGGGTATAATTGGTGGAGCGAGGCGCTGCATGGCGTGGCGCGTAATGGCGTCGCCACGGTGTTTCCGCAAGCCATCGCGCTCGGCGCTACCTTCGATCCGGCCGCGGTGCATGCGATGGGCGTTGCCATCTCCACCGAAGCGCGCGTGAAGTACAACGAAATCGGCTACGACAAAGACCACGGCATTTATCAAGGTCTTTCCTTCTGGTCGCCCAATGTGAACATCTTCCGCGATCCGCGCTGGGGCCGCGGCCAGGAAACCTATGGCGAAGATCCTTGGCTGACGGGCCAGTTCGGCAAGGCCTTTGTTGAAGGCATGCAGGGCGATGATCCCAAATACTTGCGCACCATCGCGACGCCCAAGCATTTCGCGGTCCATTCGGGGCCGGAATCCACCCGCCATGGCGCCAATGTGCCTGCCTCCAAGCACGACATGATGGATACTTATCTGCCGCAATTTCGCACCGCGATTGTGGAGGGCAATGCCCAATCGGTGATGTGCGCCTATAACAGCATCAATGGCCAGCCGGCTTGTGCCCAGGAATTCCTGTTGCGCGATATCCTGCGCAATGCCTGGAAATTCAAAGGCGTGGTGGTGTCCGATTGCGACGCCATTCAGGATATCGCCGAAGGTCATAAATACACCAAGACGGTGGCCGAAGCCGCGGCGGCCTCGCTGAAGCTTGGTGTCGACAATGATTGCTCTACCTGGGGTCTGAACATCAAAGGCGATGCCGATTATCAGCGCTATATCGAAGCGATGAAGCAGGGGCTCGTCAGTCAGCAGGTCGTAGACGAAACCCTGAAGCGGCTGTTCCTCGCCCGCATGAAGCTTGGCATGTTCGATCCCAAGAACATGGTGAAATATGCGCAGGTCTCCGACAGTGAGCTGAATTCGCCCGCTCATAGCGCGCTCGCCTTGAAACTGGCGCGCGAATCCATGGTGCTCTTGAAGAACAATGGTGCGCTGCCCTTGAAGCAGACCGTCAAGCGCATCGCGGTGGTGGGGCCCCTGGCTGATCAGATCGTGCCGCTTTATGGCAATTACAACGGCACGCCGCTTCATGCGGTTTCAGCGCTTGAGGGCCTGAAAAAGGCGTTCCCCAATGCGGAGATCGTGTTTGAGCCGGGCACCAGCTTCCTGGTTTCGGGCAATGCCATTCCCGCTTCGGTTTTGAAAACGCCTGATGGCAAGCCCGGGCTTCTCGCCGAGTTCTTCGAGAACGATGATTTCAGCGGCACACCGGTGCTGCGCCGTATTGATGCCGGGATCGATTACGAACGCGGCCGTGTTGGAATCGAAGCGGCTGAATTGCCTAAGCTGCCGCATTTCGCGGTGCGCTGGACCGGCACGCTGACGCCCGACAAGACCGGCGAATACGCCATCGGTTTGGATGCGCGCATTGGCAAGCTCTGGCTCGATGGCAAAGAAATCGTCAATGTCGGTTCCGGCGATCAGGCATCGAAAACCGTAGCGATGCATCTCGAAGCCGGAAAATCTTACAGCGTGAAGGTCGAGCGGGGCGATGATCCGCGCATGTCGATCCATCTCGTCTGGTCGCAGCAGACCAAGGATGCTGAGGCGCGCGCGGTGGCCGCGGCCAAGAAGGCGGATGTGGTGGTTGCCGTCGTTGGCATCACGCCCCAGCTCGAAGGCGAGGAGATGAAGGTCGATGTGCCGGGCTTCGCCGGTGGTGATAAGACCACGCTCGATATGCCGGCGCCGGAAGAAAAGCTGTTGAAGGCCGTACGCAAGGCGACCAAGAAGCCGCTCGTCACCGTGCTCTATAACGGCTCGGCCTTATCGGTGAATTGGGCCGCCAAGCAATCGGATGCGATTCTGGAAGCCTGGTATGGCGGGCAGGCGGCAGGCACAGCCATCGCGGATATTTTGTCGGGCACGTATAACCCGTCAGGCCGGTTGCCGGTCACCTTCTATGCGGGGTTGAAGGATCTTCCAGCCTTTGAAGATTATTCCATGGCGAACCGCACCTATCGCTATTACGCCGGCAAGCCGCTTTATCCCTTCGGGCATGGGCTTTCCTATACCAGCTTCGGCTACGGCACGCCGAAACTCACTGCGGCCACGGTGAAAGCGGGCGAGAAGCTTGGCGTGGATGTCGAGGTGAAAAACACCGGCAAGATCGCGGGCGATGAAGTGGCTCAGCTTTACCTCACCTTCCCGGGGGCGCCGGGTATGCCGCGCGTGGCGATGCGTGGCCTCGCGCGTGTCAGCCTCGCCCCCGGCGAAACCAAATCGGTGCATTTCGATTTGAGCCCGCGTGATCTTTCCAGCGTGACGCCGGAGGGCGTGATCAAGGTGCAGCCCGGCGCCTATAAGCTCTCGGTCGGTGGCGGTCAGCCCGGCGCCACCAAAGCCATCGCCACCGTGCCCTTCGCAATTGAAGGCGAAACGGTGCTGGCGGATTAA
- a CDS encoding PRC-barrel domain-containing protein — MKTLLTLVVFALTVPAVAQTTAPPASPMSQGPAPGTQTSPGQTDASSLGGALVHDLTGQPIFDSKDMRLGAVRAMSKDHDGGQAVLLAIEKVDGLSGQVVSLPMSSLRPRKGGGFTTSLSTAELKTHTAP, encoded by the coding sequence ATGAAGACGCTTCTCACCCTCGTTGTTTTCGCGCTCACCGTTCCTGCCGTAGCGCAAACAACTGCACCGCCAGCTTCGCCAATGAGCCAAGGACCTGCGCCGGGCACGCAGACTTCTCCAGGGCAAACGGATGCATCTTCGCTTGGCGGCGCGCTTGTACATGATCTGACCGGTCAGCCGATATTTGACTCAAAAGATATGCGGCTCGGTGCCGTGCGCGCGATGAGCAAGGATCATGATGGCGGTCAGGCTGTCCTGCTGGCAATCGAAAAAGTCGATGGGCTTTCGGGGCAAGTCGTCAGCCTGCCGATGTCAAGTCTTCGCCCGCGGAAGGGAGGCGGCTTCACGACCAGCCTCTCCACGGCAGAATTGAAAACACATACCGCGCCCTGA
- a CDS encoding protein-disulfide reductase DsbD family protein yields the protein MRQLLFCLAALLGLTISAAADTLPPPSQPPKVHVRLIADRDGVKPGSTFTVAVEQNIETGWHTYWLNPGEAGQPTEVKWSLPAGWKAGAIQWPYPIRIPVGPLMDYGYEGKVWLLMDLTVPADAAPGATTLKALVQYLVCREVCIPEDANVELPVVVDPKGAGPASSTAADFAAARAKIPAASPWPMRYALGQDLRLFLASPALAGTARPQDVQFFPAQPGEVTDAAKQSFGVAKDGLVVSLKPGGKMAGLKNLSGVLVLVSADRSVQALEVKAAPGPVPAAEMGGDFNFWLALAFAALGGLILNIMPCVLPVLAMKALALASHAGADRRHARAESFSYAAGAILSFVAFGLAVLALRAGGAAIGWGFQLQEPIVVAGLALLMFAVALNLSGVFEFQPISAGDALARKGGLTGAFFTGVLAVAVAAPCTAPFMATAIGYGFTQSAPVVVGIFIALGFGFALPFILIGLWPAIHRIFPKPGTWMVRFKQVLALPMYAAAGWLVWVLAQQVDRSGLIATAGAALALGLALWLWGRMPMLAGAVKTGVTFGAAVLLLAMVFALSFVAGAKPPAPVTVAAHAGMPSEPYTPAKLEALRKAGRPVFIDATASWCITCMVNEEAALSRPKVHEVFKQKNIALLVADWTNKNPEITALLEAHGRSGVPLYLYYAAGANDAKILPQILTEDQVLKALE from the coding sequence ATGCGCCAGCTTCTTTTCTGCCTCGCCGCCCTTCTGGGCCTGACCATCTCTGCCGCGGCCGACACCCTGCCGCCGCCCTCTCAGCCGCCGAAAGTGCATGTCCGGCTGATCGCGGATCGCGATGGGGTCAAGCCCGGTTCAACTTTTACGGTTGCCGTCGAGCAGAATATCGAGACTGGCTGGCATACCTATTGGCTGAACCCGGGCGAGGCCGGCCAGCCGACGGAAGTGAAATGGAGCCTGCCCGCGGGCTGGAAGGCGGGTGCCATCCAATGGCCTTACCCGATCCGCATCCCGGTCGGCCCGCTGATGGATTATGGCTATGAGGGCAAGGTCTGGCTGTTGATGGACCTCACGGTCCCCGCTGATGCCGCCCCGGGCGCGACCACCTTGAAGGCGCTGGTGCAATATCTCGTCTGTCGCGAGGTCTGCATTCCCGAAGACGCCAATGTGGAATTGCCGGTCGTGGTCGACCCCAAGGGCGCGGGTCCCGCATCTTCCACCGCCGCCGATTTCGCCGCCGCGCGCGCGAAAATTCCTGCCGCCTCGCCTTGGCCGATGCGTTATGCGCTGGGCCAGGATTTGCGGTTGTTCCTGGCATCGCCTGCGCTCGCGGGCACGGCGCGTCCGCAGGATGTGCAGTTCTTCCCGGCGCAACCCGGCGAAGTGACCGATGCTGCTAAGCAGAGCTTTGGCGTTGCCAAGGATGGCTTGGTGGTGTCGCTTAAGCCGGGCGGCAAGATGGCGGGTCTGAAAAACCTTTCCGGCGTGCTGGTGCTGGTGAGCGCGGATCGCTCTGTGCAGGCGTTGGAAGTCAAAGCCGCCCCCGGGCCGGTGCCCGCGGCCGAGATGGGCGGCGATTTCAATTTCTGGCTGGCGCTGGCTTTTGCCGCGCTGGGCGGGCTCATCCTCAACATCATGCCTTGCGTCTTGCCGGTTCTGGCGATGAAGGCGCTGGCCTTGGCGAGCCATGCAGGCGCTGATCGCCGTCATGCCCGTGCGGAGTCTTTCTCTTATGCGGCGGGCGCAATCCTCAGCTTCGTCGCTTTTGGTCTTGCCGTGTTGGCGCTGCGCGCAGGCGGTGCCGCCATCGGTTGGGGCTTCCAATTGCAGGAACCCATCGTGGTGGCGGGCCTTGCGCTGTTGATGTTCGCGGTGGCCTTGAATCTCTCGGGCGTGTTCGAGTTTCAGCCGATCAGTGCGGGCGATGCGCTCGCACGCAAGGGCGGGCTGACCGGCGCCTTCTTCACCGGCGTGTTGGCGGTGGCTGTGGCCGCGCCGTGCACAGCGCCCTTCATGGCGACGGCGATCGGTTATGGCTTCACCCAAAGCGCGCCGGTGGTTGTGGGCATCTTCATCGCGCTGGGCTTTGGCTTTGCGCTGCCCTTCATCCTGATCGGCCTTTGGCCCGCTATTCATCGCATCTTCCCCAAGCCCGGCACTTGGATGGTGCGCTTCAAGCAGGTTCTGGCGCTGCCGATGTATGCAGCCGCTGGCTGGCTGGTGTGGGTTCTGGCGCAGCAGGTGGATCGCAGCGGCCTTATCGCCACGGCTGGCGCCGCCTTGGCGCTGGGGCTCGCACTCTGGCTCTGGGGCCGCATGCCGATGCTTGCTGGCGCCGTGAAGACGGGCGTCACCTTTGGTGCTGCGGTGCTACTCCTCGCCATGGTCTTCGCCTTGAGCTTTGTGGCTGGCGCCAAACCGCCCGCGCCGGTGACGGTGGCTGCGCATGCAGGCATGCCGTCGGAGCCCTACACGCCCGCCAAGCTCGAAGCGTTGCGCAAAGCGGGGAGGCCCGTGTTCATCGATGCTACCGCGTCCTGGTGCATCACCTGCATGGTGAACGAGGAAGCCGCGCTCTCGCGCCCCAAGGTGCATGAAGTCTTCAAACAGAAGAACATCGCGCTCCTGGTCGCCGATTGGACCAACAAGAATCCAGAGATCACCGCGCTTCTGGAAGCCCATGGCCGCTCGGGCGTGCCGCTCTATCTCTATTACGCTGCGGGCGCGAATGACGCGAAGATCCTGCCCCAAATCCTGACCGAGGATCAGGTGTTGAAAGCGCTGGAGTAG
- the mutL gene encoding DNA mismatch repair endonuclease MutL, giving the protein MKIRRLTEGTINRIAAGEVVERPASAVKELVENALDAGATAISVSVSNGGADLILVEDNGEGMGAEDLMLAIERHATSKLKDDDLSHIFTMGFRGEALPSIGAVAHLAITSRSKESEAHTVEVHGGAMDGPRPAGYLSSGQSGTRVDVRELFYATPARLKFMKSARAEDMATSDVIKRLAMARPDVAFTLTVDGRTALDLPAESELFEGRLKRLARIMGKEFAANALPIETGREGLKLIGFAGLPTYNRGNAQMQFLFVNGRPVRDKLLVGAVRGAYADFLARDRHPALALFLECDPAFVDVNVHPAKTEVRFRDAGLVRGMIVSALKHAIQQAGHQASTTVASDALSALKPERFEAPAYYQPSFSPAPYRAPSAFDVSREYQAPFAPAARVEAETIAEPPPQVVATPLGAARAQLHETYIVAQTADGIVIVDQHAAHERLTYERMKKQMEEGGIARQPLLVPEVVDLDPSEVDRVAARADELAELGLVVEAFGPDAILVRETPAMLGQMDVKGLIRDLADDLAETGSAHSLKERMEEVAGTLACHTSVRAGRRLTAEEMNALLREMEKTPHSGQCNHGRPTYVELKLADIEKLFGRR; this is encoded by the coding sequence ATGAAAATCCGCCGTCTTACCGAAGGAACCATCAATCGCATCGCCGCGGGCGAGGTGGTGGAGCGTCCGGCCAGCGCCGTAAAGGAACTGGTGGAGAATGCGCTCGATGCAGGCGCAACCGCGATTTCCGTTTCGGTGTCGAATGGCGGCGCCGATCTCATCCTGGTGGAAGACAATGGCGAAGGGATGGGCGCGGAGGATTTGATGCTGGCGATCGAGCGCCACGCCACCTCCAAGCTGAAGGACGACGATCTCTCTCACATCTTCACTATGGGTTTTCGCGGTGAAGCGCTGCCCTCCATCGGCGCGGTGGCGCATCTTGCCATCACCTCGCGCAGCAAGGAGAGCGAGGCTCATACGGTGGAAGTGCATGGCGGCGCGATGGATGGCCCGCGTCCGGCAGGCTATCTCTCCAGCGGTCAATCGGGCACGCGGGTGGATGTGCGAGAGCTTTTCTATGCCACGCCCGCGCGGCTGAAATTCATGAAGTCTGCGCGCGCCGAAGACATGGCGACCAGTGACGTGATCAAGCGCCTCGCCATGGCGCGGCCGGATGTGGCTTTCACCCTGACGGTCGATGGCCGCACCGCGCTCGATCTGCCTGCCGAAAGCGAACTCTTCGAAGGGCGGTTGAAGCGTCTCGCGCGCATCATGGGCAAGGAATTTGCCGCCAACGCGCTGCCGATAGAGACGGGGCGCGAAGGCTTGAAGCTGATCGGCTTCGCGGGCCTGCCGACCTATAACCGCGGCAATGCGCAGATGCAGTTCTTGTTCGTGAACGGGCGGCCCGTGCGCGACAAGCTTCTCGTCGGCGCGGTGCGTGGAGCCTATGCCGATTTCCTCGCGCGTGACCGCCACCCCGCGCTGGCGCTGTTCCTGGAATGCGATCCGGCTTTCGTCGATGTGAATGTGCACCCGGCCAAAACCGAAGTGCGGTTCCGTGATGCGGGGCTGGTGCGCGGCATGATCGTGTCGGCGCTGAAACACGCCATCCAGCAGGCTGGGCATCAGGCCTCCACCACGGTTGCGTCCGACGCTTTATCCGCGCTCAAGCCTGAGCGGTTCGAGGCGCCTGCCTATTATCAGCCCTCTTTCAGCCCCGCGCCCTATCGCGCACCGTCCGCTTTTGATGTGTCGCGTGAATATCAGGCACCCTTCGCGCCTGCCGCCCGCGTGGAAGCTGAGACCATCGCCGAACCGCCGCCGCAAGTGGTGGCGACGCCTTTGGGCGCCGCGCGGGCGCAGCTGCATGAAACCTATATCGTGGCGCAGACCGCCGATGGCATTGTCATTGTCGATCAGCATGCCGCGCATGAACGCCTCACCTATGAGCGCATGAAAAAGCAGATGGAGGAGGGCGGCATCGCCCGTCAGCCTTTGCTTGTGCCCGAAGTGGTCGATCTTGATCCTTCCGAGGTGGATCGCGTCGCTGCGCGCGCCGATGAGCTCGCCGAATTGGGGCTGGTGGTGGAAGCCTTCGGGCCGGATGCGATCTTAGTGCGCGAAACCCCAGCCATGCTGGGCCAGATGGATGTGAAGGGCCTGATCCGCGATCTCGCCGATGATCTTGCTGAGACCGGTTCAGCGCATTCCTTGAAAGAGCGCATGGAAGAGGTCGCGGGCACGCTTGCCTGCCACACGAGCGTGCGCGCCGGCCGCCGCCTCACCGCGGAAGAAATGAATGCGCTGCTGCGCGAAATGGAAAAGACGCCCCATTCCGGCCAATGCAACCATGGCCGCCCGACTTACGTGGAACTGAAACTCGCCGATATCGAAAAGCTGTTTGGGCGGCGGTAG
- a CDS encoding sensor histidine kinase: MEANSKFRRFFFNLIHSFALKLFVLVIILLTVPLILWWQYQRTERQQAALLHNAVDQTGRVVAAMLRPHFAQFESEPPNALADALAGAPLVNTKVKILVRLKGAAADDFIYIASAPSLPASYLKRERAELIQAGIFQRMGPTCDRATDLSVRFVNPAGNSELLTSMTPVHEGGNCWIVITAQNAADIAPAPLHLSFWEVPALPAAIIIYLLSAALVILLSVHLWRNVRRFRSAARRIRMRGDASFRKLNTIPELTGVAEDFDGLVQALTESQDFIKQTAEENSHALKAPLAVIAQALEPLKRAVPMNDASAQRSLQLIERSVARLDAAVSSVRDLEQAAAEVVYPVRRPIDLTAFLSQMVRDYEITLAAQAKRLDLFLEKGVTAYANEDLLEPVIENILENAASFTPRFGTIEVYLEKRGDVVEVRVADRGPGVDPERLKRIFNRYITYRDDKESGNLPSTEHQGLGLWIVKRNVEGLGGKVVARNREGGGFEISVTLNAEA, translated from the coding sequence ATGGAAGCGAACAGTAAGTTCAGGCGTTTTTTCTTCAATCTGATCCATTCCTTCGCGCTCAAGCTGTTTGTACTGGTCATCATTCTGCTCACTGTCCCGCTGATCCTGTGGTGGCAGTATCAGCGCACGGAACGTCAGCAGGCGGCGCTTTTGCACAATGCGGTGGATCAGACCGGGCGGGTGGTCGCGGCGATGCTGCGCCCGCATTTCGCCCAGTTCGAGAGTGAGCCTCCCAACGCGCTGGCCGATGCCTTAGCTGGAGCGCCTCTGGTCAACACCAAGGTGAAGATACTGGTACGCTTGAAGGGCGCCGCCGCAGACGACTTCATCTACATCGCCTCGGCGCCATCGCTTCCCGCAAGCTATCTGAAGCGCGAACGTGCCGAGCTTATCCAGGCCGGCATTTTCCAACGTATGGGCCCCACTTGCGACCGCGCCACCGATCTTTCCGTGCGCTTCGTCAACCCGGCGGGAAATTCCGAGCTCCTGACTTCAATGACGCCGGTTCACGAAGGCGGTAATTGCTGGATCGTCATCACCGCGCAGAATGCCGCCGACATCGCGCCCGCGCCACTGCATCTTTCCTTCTGGGAGGTGCCAGCGCTTCCCGCTGCCATCATCATCTACCTGCTCAGCGCCGCGCTCGTCATTCTTCTCTCGGTGCATCTGTGGCGGAATGTGCGGCGCTTCCGCAGCGCCGCGCGCCGCATCCGCATGCGCGGAGACGCCTCTTTCCGCAAACTCAACACGATTCCCGAACTCACCGGCGTTGCGGAAGACTTCGACGGGCTGGTGCAAGCGCTTACCGAATCCCAGGATTTCATCAAGCAGACGGCGGAAGAAAATTCGCATGCCCTCAAGGCACCGCTCGCTGTGATTGCACAAGCACTCGAGCCTTTGAAACGCGCCGTGCCCATGAATGACGCCAGCGCGCAGCGCAGCTTGCAGTTGATCGAGCGTTCGGTGGCGCGGCTGGACGCAGCGGTATCCTCGGTGCGCGATCTCGAACAAGCCGCCGCGGAAGTCGTCTATCCCGTGCGCCGCCCCATCGACCTCACCGCCTTCTTGTCGCAAATGGTGCGCGACTATGAGATCACGCTGGCAGCGCAGGCAAAGCGCCTCGACCTCTTTCTCGAAAAGGGCGTCACCGCTTACGCGAATGAAGACCTTTTAGAACCCGTCATCGAAAACATCCTGGAAAACGCGGCAAGCTTTACGCCGCGCTTCGGGACTATCGAGGTTTATCTCGAAAAACGTGGAGATGTTGTTGAAGTACGCGTTGCCGATCGTGGACCCGGCGTGGATCCGGAGCGCTTGAAGCGAATTTTCAACCGCTACATCACCTATCGCGACGATAAGGAAAGCGGAAACCTTCCGTCCACAGAGCATCAAGGCTTGGGACTCTGGATCGTTAAACGCAACGTTGAAGGGCTGGGCGGAAAAGTTGTGGCGCGCAATCGCGAAGGTGGCGGATTCGAAATTTCGGTGACGCTGAACGCCGAGGCGTAA
- a CDS encoding TonB family protein, with amino-acid sequence MIFRSALVCAALFAAAAVAQDGDTPLDVPPPLPTSPTSLGAPHFCSHYPQEAKDAHEEGRADLTFLVTENGETADIKVSHSTGSKALDEEAISCASKWRYRPAMQNGKPVAMRWSASAQWFLGDATSMPDTVPAKPAGPQTCSRPSDIPITPGTKTALALEIEEDGHVSMVYLEKSSGNSALDALAGKCAKTWHFQPATKDGAPTFSTLHVALPWG; translated from the coding sequence GTGATTTTCAGATCCGCATTGGTTTGCGCGGCGCTCTTTGCCGCTGCAGCTGTAGCGCAGGATGGTGATACCCCCCTCGACGTGCCACCGCCCTTGCCTACTTCGCCAACCAGTCTAGGCGCGCCGCATTTCTGTTCTCATTATCCTCAAGAAGCCAAAGACGCACACGAAGAAGGGCGCGCGGATCTGACGTTTCTCGTGACCGAAAACGGCGAGACCGCGGATATCAAAGTGTCTCACTCCACCGGCTCGAAAGCGCTCGATGAAGAAGCAATTTCCTGCGCGAGCAAGTGGAGATACCGCCCGGCCATGCAGAATGGGAAACCCGTCGCAATGCGCTGGAGCGCCTCGGCACAGTGGTTCTTGGGCGATGCCACTTCCATGCCGGATACCGTTCCAGCCAAACCCGCGGGCCCGCAAACCTGCTCGCGCCCTTCGGACATCCCAATCACACCGGGAACAAAAACTGCGCTTGCCCTTGAGATCGAGGAAGATGGCCATGTCTCCATGGTCTATCTCGAAAAATCGAGCGGCAATTCCGCGCTAGACGCCCTTGCCGGTAAATGCGCAAAGACATGGCATTTCCAGCCCGCTACGAAAGATGGCGCCCCCACATTCTCGACATTGCATGTAGCGCTTCCCTGGGGCTGA
- the rsmD gene encoding 16S rRNA (guanine(966)-N(2))-methyltransferase RsmD, translating into MRITAGLYGGRNLVTPRDMRVRPTADKVRQAVFNILMHHDFGNGFALDGARVIDLFSGTGAMGIEAMSRGGAFCLFVDDSADSRALVRENVEALSLTGTTKIWRRDATDLGPMAAGAGGPFDLVIIDPPYHKNLIAPALKSLREGGWLSERAVLVVEAAEDETIADEGFTKEDERVYGETRVAFLRK; encoded by the coding sequence ATGCGCATTACGGCTGGATTATACGGTGGACGCAATTTGGTAACCCCGCGCGACATGCGGGTGCGCCCGACCGCGGATAAGGTGCGCCAGGCCGTCTTCAACATTCTGATGCATCACGATTTCGGCAACGGCTTCGCGCTGGACGGCGCGCGCGTGATCGACCTTTTCTCAGGCACCGGCGCGATGGGTATCGAAGCCATGAGCCGGGGCGGCGCCTTCTGCCTCTTCGTGGATGATTCCGCCGATAGCCGCGCCCTTGTCCGCGAGAATGTGGAAGCGCTCTCGCTCACCGGCACGACCAAGATCTGGCGGCGCGATGCCACCGATCTCGGCCCCATGGCGGCGGGCGCTGGCGGGCCATTCGATCTCGTGATCATCGACCCGCCCTATCACAAAAACCTGATCGCCCCGGCGCTGAAGAGTTTGCGCGAGGGCGGCTGGCTGTCGGAGCGCGCCGTCCTGGTGGTGGAAGCCGCCGAAGACGAAACAATCGCTGATGAAGGCTTCACTAAAGAAGACGAACGGGTTTATGGCGAGACACGGGTGGCGTTTTTGCGCAAGTAA